The Deinococcus aerophilus genome segment GTAGCGACAGGCCCGGGGGCCCCGTGACTCAAAGGTAGCGTGCCCGGTTCCGTGATCGGCCGGGCCTTTGACTCAAAGGTAGCGATAGTCATGATCTGCTGTCTGGCACGGGAAATATCGCCCCCTGACTCAAAGGTAGCGATGGCTCTGACTCAAAGGTAGCGATACCATGGTGCCGCTGGGGAAGAGACGGAGAAACCTTGGGCTGGAAGGTGGGTTCATATGGACTCGCGTGATCTGAGGATCGCCGGCCGGGGTGGCCATGACCGGTCGCGCTCGCCCCGCTGTGGGGGCGCGGGCATAACCTGGATCAGCCGTTGACCCTGCCCAATGGTGGAGCGCGGCGGCTCACGCTGCGCGTCTCCGGTGAAATCGGCAAGGACTCCTTGACCCGGCACCTGATTCTCCAGGTTGACCACTTGCAGTTCACCGACCTGATCGCCATGCGCAAACCAGAGCGGAGCGGAAGCCGGGCACCACTGAGGCGTCGCTCCCGGGGAGGCGGATCCGGAGAGAAGCACACAGACGGAGGCGGCTCAGAGAGATCAGGGGCGGGGTGACGGCCGCTTGACACCCTGCAGGCTTCACCCTACCTTTAACCCACACCCTTTTTTCTCACCTGCCCATCTCTTCCTGTGCCCCACCGCATACGGGTGCTGGCCCAGGTCCAGATTCTGGAGGATTCACCGTGAAGAAGGCACTTCTGAGCACCCTGCTCGCCACCTCGGCCCTCCTGTCTTCCGCCGGTGCCGCCACGCTGGTCTTCGGCGGCAACGGCGAACCCATCAGCCTGGAACCGGCCAACGTCACCGACGGCATCAGCATTCTGGTGCAGCTCCAGATCTACGACACCCTGGTGGGGTTCAAGAAGGGCACCACCGACCTCGTGCCGGCCCTGGCCACCTCATGGGTGCCCAACGCCAATTCGACGGCCTGGACCTTCAAGCTGCGCCCGGGCGTGAAGTTCCATGACGGCACCCCGGTCAACGCCGACGCCATCGTGTTCAACCTCAGCCGCTGGTGGGACAAGAGCCACCCCTACGGCTTCCGCGACCAGGGCCGCACCTTCGAGATCATCGGCGACCTGCTCGGCGGCTTCAAGGGTGACCCCACCGCCGTCATCAAGAACATCGTCAAGGTGGATAACCTGACCGTACGGGTAGACCTGAACAAGTCCAGTACCGTGTTGCCGCAGGTGCTCGCCGCCGGCTACTTTGGCATCGCGTCCCCCACCGCCATCAAGAAGGAGGGCGCCAAGTACGGCACGCCCGCGAGCAAGCCCGTCGGCTCGGGCCCCTTCATCTTCCAGAGCTGGCGCACCGGTGACCGCGTGATCCTGGCCCCCAACAAGACGTACTGGGGCGAGAAGCCCAAGGTGGACCAGCTGGTCATCCGGAATATCAAAGACCCGTCGCAGCGCCTGAATGAAGTGAAAGCAGGGACCATTGACTTCGCGAGTGATCTGACCCCGGACAGCCTCAAGAGCATCCAGGCCGACAAGAATCTGGTGGCGATCAAGCGCCCCAGCTTCAACGTGGGCTTCGTCAGCATGAACAACAACAACCAGTACCTGAAAAACCAGAAGGTGCGTCAGGCCGTCTCCATGGCGATCAACACCAAAGCCATTGCGGGTGCGTTCTGGAATGGGCTCGCGGTCAGCGATGCCAGCTTCGTGCCGCCGGTCCTGGCCTGGGCCAACAGCAGCAAGGTGCCGGCCGACTACAAGTTTGACCCGGCCGCCGCCAAGAAGATGCTCGCCGAGGCCGGCTACCCCAACGGCTTCTCGATCGACCTGTGGTACATGCCGGTCAGCCGTCCGTACTTCCCCAACCCCAAACCCATCGCCGAGGCGATCGCCGCCGACCTCTCGGCCATCGGCATCAAGGTCAACCTCAAGACCGAGGACTGGGCCAAGTACCTGGAGGACCGCAACGCCACCCCCGGCTTCGACATGTACATGATCGGCTGGATCGGCGACTACGGCGACCCGGACAACTTCTACGGTGCGTACTACGGCGAGAACGGCAGCAGCGACATCGGCTGGAACCCGCCCGAGTTGCAGAAGCTGCTGGAACAGGGCCGCGCCGCGACCACCCAGGCGGCCAAGGCCAAGATCTACAGCCAGATTCACGAGATGACCTACAACGCGGCGTACCGCGTGCCGATCGCCCACAGCCAGCCGCTCGCGGTCGCCCAGACCTACGTCAAGGGCTGGACCCCCAGCCCGCTGGGCATCGAGTCCTTCAACACCATCAGCATCGCCGGCAAGAAGTAACCGCGACAACATGGAGGATCAGGGTCAACTGATCGTCTCCGAGCGACGTCAATCCTGATCACCAGCATCCAGTACGGTGCTGAGCGGAAGCGCGAGACGTCCGCAGGCGGCTGAATTCCCGCCGAGGGAACTGTGGTGTGGGCAGGTCGGGTCGCCGAGAGGGAACGGCCGGGCCACGCCACCCGGGCGGGAGCCGTCAGGTGCTGGCTCCGGACGGCGCGGCTTCGAAGTCGTACCTGCAGTGGAGGTCGACCGCGTTCACCTGCTCGCCGTTGTCGAGGACGTACCGGCTTCCCTCGACCGAGCGGATCATGACGAGCGCCCGGGTTTTCTTGTGCCGCCACAGGGCGCTGGGCCGCAGGCGACCCTCGGCGGCGACGGGCATGTCGCCCGCGGTGGCCGGGCGCCCCGCGTTCCTGACCTCGGGTGCCCGGCCGGGAAGCGGCGCGCCGTTCAGTGCCGGACTGACGGGCGGCCGGCTGTGGACGTCGTACTTGTCGGGGTGGTGCAGGACGTCGGCGAGCAGCGCCGTCCACCGCCGGACCGGGCGCCCGCGGCGTTCGCCGTCCTGCCGGACCTCGCGCGCGCGCGCCAGACACGGCCGCACCTGCTCGCCCAGCGTGCGGGCGAACGTCGCGGCGCTGCCGCGGCTCAGTCCCTCGCCCCGCAGCAGCGCCACCAGCCCGGCGTCGGGGCCCACGTCGGTGATCACCAGTTGCCGGCCCGTGATCTGCACTCCGCCGACGTGGCCCGCGGTCTGGAGCGCGACCGCCAGGGTGAGCAGGGAGCGCCGCGCGTTGTCGCTCCGGCCCGGCAACCCGAGCAGCGCGCAGGTGGCGGCCACCGGCAGCCGCCATCCGGTCTCGCCGTCCATGCCGGGCACGCGGCCCAGGGTCTTCAGGACCCCGTACAGGGCCAGAGCGCCGTTCGGGACGTCCGCCCGGCGCGCGGGACGCGCCCGGGCCCCGCGCAGCTGAGCGGCGAGGTCAGGGCCCAGCTCGACGTGCAACTCACCGTCCGGGGCCTGGCCCGCCCAGGACACCAGCGTGAACGCCGGGGGCAGGCCCAGCGCCGAGGGAGCCCGGGTCACGGTGTAGCGCGCGGCCGCCAGGCGGTCCAGGGCAGCGAACAGCGCGGCGTGCTGGCGGCCACCCGCCCCGAACTGCGCGGCCCGCAGCAGCGTGGGAACGCCCAGGCGCACCTGCCCGTCGTCGGCGGCGTGGGCGAGCAGGGCGAGCAGCACGCGCAGGTCGGCGCCGTGGGGCAGGCTCAGGGGACTGGCGGCGGTGTAGGCGAGCGAGACCCGGCCGAGGACCACGTCGACGCTCCGGAAGGTGGGGGCGCTGGAGCGGGCCGCGCCCACCGGCGCGAGCGACATCAGGGGAAGCACGTGATCGACCTGCATACCGTCATCCTGGCAGGGGGGGGAAAGAGGCCTTTTTTCTGGGCTGTGTCTTTGTCTTTTAAAAGAAAGACAGACAAGAAAACAGACAAGGGTCGAGGACGGCATGGGGAAAAGGCTGTTCCGGACGACGTTTTGGTGATGTTCAGCCCTCATCCGAGACGCGGCGCTCCTCACGGCTCCAGGGCGCGGCTCCTGAACCGACCCATGTCTGTCCTCCGGATTGCCGCGGGGGCCCCCGGGACCTCCTCATTGGAGACGGCCGCGGCCGCCCGGGGCAACATGCGCGGTGGACGCGGTCCAGGCTGCACGCTCCTCATCGGAGACACGGCGGACTCCTCAAGCGAGACACGGAGTGCGTCGGCCTGCCCGGGCGGTGGGTTCGCGGTCCAGCGGCCCGAACTTGGGAAGTCGTGGCCGTGGATGCGGGAACGGACGGCCACCGGGGAAGGGGAGAGGTGGGTTCACCGAACACCCCGGTGCGCGGGCCTCATGATCAGAACAGTCCTGGGCAGCGCGTTCGTGGAACTTCCACCATCAATGTCGACACACACGTGCTTCAGGCCCATCACTGTGGGCTGGGTTTCCGTTCATGCGGACATAGAGTGCGCACGCGGATGTCTGGGGCCGGCCGGTACCCCCTGGGCACCGGAAGCCGGCTGCGGGCGGCACACCTCAGGACAGGGCCGCCGGCCGTGTGCCGCGGGGACTTTTCACGCTCCACGGGGAGGAAGCCGCACCGGTGCGGGCGCGGCGCCTTCACGCGGCGAAGGGGGCCGTTCAAGACGTCTTGATCTGCGGAGCTGGGGCGCTGACCGTTTCGCGTGAACCCCCCCATGCCAGTGTGCTGTGTGGGGGTCAGACCCGCGCTGACCCCGAGGAGGATCTATGGAAAACGACGTTCCCCGGTGCGCCCCCCCGGGTCTCTCGATTCTCGGCCGGCTGCTGGCCGAGGTCTCCACGCCGCCGGTGGCGCTGCTCGCTCCCGGTGCCGAGGTCTCCAGCCGCACCGAGCATCTGGCCGTGTACGGCCTCGACGCGCAGCGCTACGCCATCACCCGGCGGGAGTACGTGGACGGCCAGGAGCAGGCCTGTACCGTGCACCTCTATCAGGACGCCGACCGGGTGCGGCAGGCGCTGCTTGGCAGCCCGCTGGAACGCGCCCTGTGCCGCCTGTCTCCGTTGCATGTCGTGGAGGATTACCGCATCGCTGAACTGGAGGACAGCGTCGCAGACGTTCGGTGTTCTACCTGGTCGGCCGTCCTGTACGGTCAGGCGCTTCCATACGAGGAGCCCGACCAGAGACACAACGACTGGGGGTACGGCCGCGACTGGGAAGGGGTCATGCTTGGAGGCAAGGCGCCGGAAGACTTCTTCTCACTCCAGGAGTTGCGCAGACACCTCGAGGAAGTGCTCGGGACGCCCGGTGCATCCTGTGAAAGGTCTGCCTATTCTCCCGGTTCCTGCGAGGAATTTGAAGACGAGCTGAAGTACTACCAGGAAATCCGGGAGTTCGACGAGTGCATGGGTGAGTGTGCACGCGTCTGGTGGCATTGGCAGCAGCAGGAGGCCCTGCGGTTGATCTGGACCCTGAGGCTCGCCGGTCCGGCTCCCGCCCGGCGCTGAGCGGGCGGCACGGGGTGGGCGGCGGCTGAGGTTCGCCGCCCATCTGCATGTGGGGTACAGAGAACGGGCACGTCGGTGCGGTCGGTGCAGACGGCGGCGCGGGCGCAGTGTTCGGGAAAGGGGGGCACGGTCCAGGGCGCCCACGCCCGGCACCGGCGTCTTTCATGGGGTGCCGGCACGCTGCCCAGCGCCTGTGCCCGCAGGACGGCGCCGTTTCGCCATGCAGACCCGCGCCGTCACCCCTGGTCCGGCAGCCGCGCGTTCACACCACCCTTCGCCCTGAGGTTCGCACCACACTTCCACAAGACCCGCGCCGTCCACGCCTGCGGTTCAGGGTGCCGAAAGACACCACGAAAACAGATTCACCGCTCTGCACGTTCATTCACGATGGCGTCTCCTGCACTTTCGTTCACGGTGTCATTGCGGCGCTTCGGTTCACGGCGTCGTCTGCTGCACTTTCGTTCACGGTGTCATTCCTACGCTTCGGTTCACGGTGTCATCTGCACACGCCGCACCCGGGAGACAGGTGCGGCGGCACCGTGACCGCGGCATCCCCACGCCCTCAGGTGAAGAGCAACGCTCACGCAGCGGTGTGGGCTCGAATCACGAGGCGCCGGCCCTGTTTTGAGCCGCTCGCCCGGTCGATGCTCCAGCCTCATGATCAGAACAGTCCTGGGCATCGCCTGTGCCGAAATGCCACCGTCAACACCGGCGCACACGCCTTCCAGGCCCAGCATTGTGGGCTGGGTTTCCGTCTATGCGGACATGGGCCGCCGGGGGCGCAGTCTGGGGCCCTCAGCGGCCCCGCGGATTCCGGATCGACACGAGGGAAGGCGCGGACGGAACGGTCTTGGTGCCGGGCCACCGCTGTGCGCATGCCCCGAAGCAGGACTGCTGCATCCACGCCACGACCCACGCCGCATCAACCCGGCCGAGACCGGTGGGCGAACACCGGTTCGTGATGCACCGTGCAGCGCACACGCCGGGCGCCCAGCGGCGATCACACACCAGCGTGCCGGCGTGTCGGTGCACACCCACGCGTGGAAGCGACGGCGCAACGCCACGTGCCGGAGCGACCGTGCACACGTTCGAACACGGTGCACGAACAACGCGTGTGCCCGGCGCGGCATCAGCAGCGCACGCACAGGCCCGTGCGCGGCGATGATCGGCAGCGCGGGGCCCGGGCCGAGCGTGAGGTTGGCCCGGGCGGCGCGCGCGGGCGCGCGGGCGGGTGAGCAGGGCGTCGAAGGCGGCCAGGGCCGCGTGGGGACCGTCCGGAGCGCAGCCGGGCAGCGCCGCGCCGCGCACCGCGTCGTATCCGCCGCCGGGCGCGAGCGTGGCACGTTCACGCCAGCCGGCGGCGGTGTGCTCGAGAATCTGCCAGCCGGCGCCGTCGGCCACGGCCACGCGCCGCGCGCCGGAGCGCTGCTCGGCGGCGGCCGGCAGCGCGCCGGGCGGGGAGCACGGGGCACTGTGCGGGGCACTGTGCGGGGCACCGGGCGGGGCAAACAGGGGCGTGGAGAGGGCAAGCGGGCCGGGGCGGGTGGGCAACGAAACGCCCGGAACGCGCGTGGGCGGCGTTCCGGGAGGGGTGGGAGGCTGGGTCAAGGCGTCTCTTTTCGGGGAGCGAGGGGGCGGGGGATGCGGGGGGTTACCACACTGCGTTGAGGACCAGGGATCCGAAGGTGGGGTCGTCCTGACGGCCGACGCCGATGCCGACATATCCGGAACCCTGATACATCATGTTTTTGCAGTGTGGGGGGCTGTTGAGGAATCCGCGGATGGCCTCGTACGCGAGTTCGTCGGGCGGCATCAGGTTGACCATGTTGCCGGCCCTGACGTTTTCTGCCCCGCCGGTGGTGATGCGGGCACCGGCGAGGTTCAGGCGGTCGCCAACGGTCACGCCGGTGAAGCCGGGCTTGCCGGGGATCTGGGTGTGGGTCAAGCCGTTCCCGACGGCGACCATGTTCACGGTGAGGTAGTTGGCGTGCATGTGCGCGGCGTAGTGCACGTGGCTCTCGAAGCTCAGGGCCGGCACGCCGCCGTGGTCGCGCGCCCACAGCGCCTCGGCGCAGGCGTTGTAGTAGATGCTGTAGCCGCGCGGGTCGGTGGTGCTGCCGCGCAGGGTGCCGCGCGTGCGCAACTCGTTGAGGTAGTTCAGGGCGGCGACCTCGGTGTCGCTGGGCGTCAGTGCGCCGCCGTCAGCGGCGGTGCACGGCGCGGCGCTGGGAAACGCCGCCGGACACGCGGGGTTGACGCCGCCGGCCACCGGACCGCTGGGCGCGGTGGCGGGAGGGGTGCCGCCCGCGCTGAGGTCGGTGCCGGGAGGAAAGCCCACCGAGAGGTCGCCGCACGCCGCCAGGGACAGGCTCAGCGCGCCGAGGAACAGGATCTTCAGGGGTGTTTTCATGGAGCCTCCTCCTGCGGGGGGGACCAGACGGACGCGGCGCGCCGAGCGGTCTTTATTGAATGGGTTGTTCCGCAGGACGCCTTCCAGCTTAGGCAAAGATCCCGCCGCTGTCAGGCAGATATGGGGCGCTGCGCCAGAGCCCTGTTGTTTCACGGTCTTTTGACCACTGACTCTGGGCCCATGCCGGGGTTACCCGGCCACGCCCCCTTCAGTACCGCCCGAACACCTGGACCCAGTTGTGGTCGTACACCGGCACGTCGCGCGGACCGTTGGCCGGAGCGGTGGGCGCGGCGCTGAGCGTGTGGCCGACTTCCGGCGAGGTGTCGTCGGGGTCGGTCAGGTTGCGGCCGTGCCCGGGACTGCGACAACGCCGAGGCGGCGAGCGCGGCGGCCCGGAGGGCTCCGACGGTCGCGCGTCCCTGAAAGCACATGCCCGCGCGCAGGTCGGCGCCGTTGATGGTGCCGCGGGTGCGCAGTTCGTTGGTCAGCGCGAGCACCTCGCGGGCCTCGGCGTTCCATGACGCTTCGGGGCCGGACCGCGTGCGGAGACTGGGCATGAGAGCGGGACCTCGGAGGAACGGGGGAAGCGCGGGGTGGTGGCAGCCGGCGGCGGGCAGTCCTGGAGTCCAGGGCAGGGACCAGGGACACCTCAGAAGGTGCCTGGACCTTCAGGAGGAGGGCGCGGAAGTGACGTGGCCACCGGACCAGACGGGGCCGGACCCGGTGGCCGCAGGTGCGTGCCGTGGGGATGACGGCTCTCACGCGCCGGCCGAGGCGGCGCCCGGGGGCAAGGATGTGGGGTCCGTCCAGCAGGCCTGGGGTGAACCGCCCCGTGGACACCGGGGGGAGGCCGGAAACCGCCCGCTCTTCAAGCCAGAAAAAGGGAAGGAAAGCGCCCATTCCAAAGCAGAAGTAAAGGCGTCAGTAGACGCTGTAAAGAGTCCTGGCCCGCGGCGCGCCCCCCGGGGCGTGGCCGCTCCAAGGAGACCCCGGTGCCCGACACCCTCGACATCGAACACGAGCTGTATCCCACCCCGGCGCAGCGGGCGCGCCTGGAACGTCAGCGGCAGGTGGCCGCCGACGTGTGGCGCGCCCTGAGCGCCCGGCCCGGCCTGGGCCGCGACCGCCTGCGCGCCGTGGCCGGCCAGGTCGGCTGGACCGACGACCTGGCCGGCGCCACCCTCGACGACCTCGCGGCCGCGTTCGGGCGGGCCGCGTGCGCCGGCCCGCTGCCGGCCGGACCGCCGGACGTCCTGCGGGTGGCCGCCCGGCCCCTGAGCGACCACGCGGTCGAGCTCGGCGGCCTGGAGACGCCGGTGGCCGCGCCGCTGTTCCTGCTGCCCCACGCGGCGAGACACGCGGCGGCGCAGTGGCAGGCCCAGTTCCTGGGCCGCCTGCACGCCGAACAGACCGAACTCACCCGGCTGGCCGTGCTGGGCGACGCCGCGGCCGACGCCCGACTGCTCGGCCACCTCGCCCGCTGGGACGCGCCCCCGGCCCCCCCTCTTCCCGCTCCGCCGTGTCCGGTGGTGCGGCTGACGCTGCTCGAGCGCCCCCGGCTGCGCTGGGGCCCGGACCCGCGGCTGATCTGGACCTTCCGGGTCGAGGACATCGCTCCGCCCCGACAGGCCGGCCTGATCGCCGCCGATCCGGGCATGCGGCGGCTGTGGACGCTGCGCAGCGCCCGGGGGGTGACGCGGTACGACAACCCCATGCCCGGCCGCTGGCGGCCCCCGCAGGCCGCGGCGCCGCCGGGCACGCTGCGGCGGCGCTGGGACCTGGACGCGGCCCGGCTGCGCCGTCAGGCGCTGCTCGTGACCACCTGCCTGCGGCCGGTCCACGACGCGGCGCTGCGCGAGCTGCTCGACCACCCCGAGCTCGCCGTCGAGGACCTGAACCTGCGTGGGTTCGAGCGCGTGCGCGCGGACTACCTCGCGTGGGCCGGCTGGAGCGGCGCGCTGATCCAGCACCGCTACCTGCTCGACGTGGCCCGGCTGAGCCGCCGGCTGGTGGTGGTGCCCGCCCACGCCGGCGCGACCCGCACCTGCGCGCGCTGCCTGACCCCCCGGGGGGTGCGCTTCCGTGGGCGTCAGGGACGCTGCCGGGCGTGCGGCGCGGCGCTGGACCGCGACGACAACGCGGCCGAGAACCTGTACCGGCTCGGCCAGGCGGGGCTGCGGTGACCGGGGCGGCCGCCCGGATCGCCCGCGTGGAGGCCCACTGGCCGCTGCTTGACCGCCCGCGCTGGTGGCTGTGGCAGGCCCGCCGGCGCGCCGGCGGAGGGGTGGGCAAGGTGCCGGTCGTCCCCGTGCCGGGCGGGGGCCTGCGGGCGCACGACGCCGGAGACCCGCGCGCGTGGCGGCCGTGGGCCGCGGTGCGCGCCGACCACCGTGCCGGGCGCGGCGACGGCGTGGACTTCGCCCTGGGCGGCGGACTGGTGTGCGTCGACCTCGACGGCTGCCTGGATGCTCACGGAGTGCCCGACGCCACCGCCGCGGCGCTGCTCGCTGCGCTACCCGGCTACGCCGAGCGCTCGCCGTCGGGCACGGGCCTGCACCTGTTCGCGTGGGCCGTGCCCGGGCCGCCCGGAACCCCGGAACCGGGCAACCGGCGTGCCGGACGATTGGAGCTGCTGCGCCGCGGGCTGATCACGGTCACCGGCGACGTGTGGCCGGGCCACGCGGGCCCGCCCTCGAGCGCCGCCGCGCTGGCGCGGGTCGCGGCGCTGGAGGCGCGGCCGCCCTCCGGGCCGGTGCCGCCCGGCGCCGGCCGCGCCGCGCTGCTTTCCCCCCCCACCGACGCCGAGGTCCTGGCCCGGCTGCTCGCGCTCCGGAACGCCCCCAAGCTGGCCCGGCTGCTCGCCGGCGACCTGCGGGGCTACCCCAGCCCGTCGGAGGCGGACTTCGCGCTCGCCCGCATGCTGCGCTTCGCCACGCAGGACCCGGGGCAGATCCAGCGCGTGATGCGCGCGTGCGCCCTGGCGCGCGCGCGCTGGGACCGTCCCGACGGGGCGGGACGCAGCTACCTTCAGCGCACCGTCGAGCGCGCCCTCGCCCTGGGCGGCCCCACGCTGCCCCACCCCCCCTCACCCCCAGGAGAACCGTCATGACCGCACAGATGCACGAGTACACCGTTCCGCTGTACCCCACCCCCGAACAGGAGCGCGCGCTCATCACGCTGGGCCGCGCGCTGTCCGGCCCCTGCGCCCCCACGGTGGTGGCGGGGGAGGAGCTGCTTATGCCGGCCACGCCCGGCGGCCTGAGCCTCACCGGCGTTCCGGGCGTGGTCCGGCTCGGGGTCGACCATCTGCCGCCGTGGGCGGCGCAGGTGTGGCGCTGGTCCGCCGGGGGCGACAAGCCCACGCTCGACCCGCAGCTGGGGGTGGCCACGGTGGAGGGGCGCACCTACATCGAGCGGGGCGACTACGCGGGCACGCCCGGGTGGCTGGTGGACGTCGTGCTGCGCTGGGACGCGTATGCGACCGGGCAGCTGGTGCGCGACGGAGACGAGAGAAGCGGCGGGCCGGAGCGGCGCGCGGTGCGCCACCTGATGGTCTGGTGAGGGCGATGATCACGCCGCCGTGTTCTTGAGGCCGCTTCGTGATCCGCCGCGGGTGCCGAGATCGGCGCCGTATCGTCGGTGGACCCTGGTCGTCCACGCCGGTGAACCAGATTCGCTCAATCCCCCTGAGCCACAGTGCCATCCAGGGTCGGGACCGACCCGGGTCCCCCTGGAGGCATACACGAAAAAGCACATTGACTCCCCCTGAAGCCGGTTGACCGCCGGTCTGGTTGCCGGCGAGACGGTGGTCCGGCCGCTGGCGCCGGCGGCCAGGTGGGTGATCGACTCGACGGTGCCCGGGCTGCGACAGCAGCCCGGGCAGGACCGGGTACCGATCTGCGTGCGCGGGTACTGCCGGGAGCGGCAGTGGGCAGATCTTCTGAACAATGTGCTCGCGGCCGCGCGGGGACGCCCGCACAACACCGGGCGGCTGTTGGGGAGCGACCCCGACGAGAACGCCGACGACGCGCCCTGGGTGACGCTGATCGACGGTCGGCAGCGTCTGATCACGGTGGGCTGCTGACCGTTGTGGTCCGTCTGCTGCAGCGGTCCCGAGGTCCCAAAGCCGGGTTCAACGCCGAGGCGGCCTCGGTCTCGATGGAGCCGCTGCACAGCCGGATGGTGAGGAAAGGAACGCATAACCTGCTCCGGCTGGTGGAGACGGCGAACAGCA includes the following:
- a CDS encoding CAP domain-containing protein encodes the protein MKTPLKILFLGALSLSLAACGDLSVGFPPGTDLSAGGTPPATAPSGPVAGGVNPACPAAFPSAAPCTAADGGALTPSDTEVAALNYLNELRTRGTLRGSTTDPRGYSIYYNACAEALWARDHGGVPALSFESHVHYAAHMHANYLTVNMVAVGNGLTHTQIPGKPGFTGVTVGDRLNLAGARITTGGAENVRAGNMVNLMPPDELAYEAIRGFLNSPPHCKNMMYQGSGYVGIGVGRQDDPTFGSLVLNAVW
- a CDS encoding zinc ribbon domain-containing protein, producing the protein MPDTLDIEHELYPTPAQRARLERQRQVAADVWRALSARPGLGRDRLRAVAGQVGWTDDLAGATLDDLAAAFGRAACAGPLPAGPPDVLRVAARPLSDHAVELGGLETPVAAPLFLLPHAARHAAAQWQAQFLGRLHAEQTELTRLAVLGDAAADARLLGHLARWDAPPAPPLPAPPCPVVRLTLLERPRLRWGPDPRLIWTFRVEDIAPPRQAGLIAADPGMRRLWTLRSARGVTRYDNPMPGRWRPPQAAAPPGTLRRRWDLDAARLRRQALLVTTCLRPVHDAALRELLDHPELAVEDLNLRGFERVRADYLAWAGWSGALIQHRYLLDVARLSRRLVVVPAHAGATRTCARCLTPRGVRFRGRQGRCRACGAALDRDDNAAENLYRLGQAGLR
- a CDS encoding ABC transporter substrate-binding protein yields the protein MKKALLSTLLATSALLSSAGAATLVFGGNGEPISLEPANVTDGISILVQLQIYDTLVGFKKGTTDLVPALATSWVPNANSTAWTFKLRPGVKFHDGTPVNADAIVFNLSRWWDKSHPYGFRDQGRTFEIIGDLLGGFKGDPTAVIKNIVKVDNLTVRVDLNKSSTVLPQVLAAGYFGIASPTAIKKEGAKYGTPASKPVGSGPFIFQSWRTGDRVILAPNKTYWGEKPKVDQLVIRNIKDPSQRLNEVKAGTIDFASDLTPDSLKSIQADKNLVAIKRPSFNVGFVSMNNNNQYLKNQKVRQAVSMAINTKAIAGAFWNGLAVSDASFVPPVLAWANSSKVPADYKFDPAAAKKMLAEAGYPNGFSIDLWYMPVSRPYFPNPKPIAEAIAADLSAIGIKVNLKTEDWAKYLEDRNATPGFDMYMIGWIGDYGDPDNFYGAYYGENGSSDIGWNPPELQKLLEQGRAATTQAAKAKIYSQIHEMTYNAAYRVPIAHSQPLAVAQTYVKGWTPSPLGIESFNTISIAGKK
- a CDS encoding phage NrS-1 polymerase family protein → MTGAAARIARVEAHWPLLDRPRWWLWQARRRAGGGVGKVPVVPVPGGGLRAHDAGDPRAWRPWAAVRADHRAGRGDGVDFALGGGLVCVDLDGCLDAHGVPDATAAALLAALPGYAERSPSGTGLHLFAWAVPGPPGTPEPGNRRAGRLELLRRGLITVTGDVWPGHAGPPSSAAALARVAALEARPPSGPVPPGAGRAALLSPPTDAEVLARLLALRNAPKLARLLAGDLRGYPSPSEADFALARMLRFATQDPGQIQRVMRACALARARWDRPDGAGRSYLQRTVERALALGGPTLPHPPSPPGEPS